One window of the Granulicella arctica genome contains the following:
- a CDS encoding nucleotidyl transferase AbiEii/AbiGii toxin family protein, with protein MASEVFKAQVALLVRVLPYVATETCFALKGGTAINLFVRDMPRLSVDIDLVYLSIEDRETSLIGIRSALGRIAQKIRKAIPDGVVTDSANADGTLVLVRQRNAQIKIEVTPVLRGTVHPTELKTVRPIVEEQFGFAEIQVVSFADLYAGKLVAALDRQHPRDLFDVRHLLANEGIDKTLYQTFLAYILSHNRPVHELLQPRLKDIRQAFEREFVGMTVSDTSLEMLLATREQLVAEISSRLDETSKLFLKSFHTFRPDWNLIGSPAIRNLPAIRWKLMNLERLQTENPGKYQTLLRELDAVLS; from the coding sequence ATGGCCAGTGAGGTTTTCAAGGCACAAGTAGCCTTACTCGTCCGTGTATTGCCCTATGTGGCGACCGAGACTTGCTTTGCTCTCAAGGGCGGAACAGCAATCAATCTTTTCGTTCGCGACATGCCTCGCCTTTCGGTGGACATCGACCTGGTTTATCTGTCGATTGAGGACCGAGAGACATCGCTTATCGGGATACGATCTGCCCTGGGCCGTATTGCCCAGAAGATTCGTAAAGCGATCCCAGATGGCGTCGTCACCGACAGCGCTAACGCGGACGGCACCCTCGTCCTTGTTCGTCAAAGAAACGCCCAAATCAAGATTGAAGTCACTCCCGTACTTCGGGGCACTGTTCATCCCACGGAGTTGAAAACAGTCCGGCCCATCGTAGAGGAGCAATTCGGCTTCGCTGAAATCCAAGTCGTTTCGTTTGCCGATCTCTATGCAGGGAAACTGGTAGCTGCACTCGACCGCCAGCATCCTCGGGATCTATTCGATGTTCGACATCTGCTTGCCAATGAAGGGATCGACAAAACTCTCTACCAGACATTTCTCGCATACATTCTGAGCCACAATCGTCCAGTGCACGAACTCCTGCAACCCCGATTGAAGGACATAAGGCAAGCCTTCGAGAGAGAATTTGTCGGAATGACGGTTAGCGATACCTCCTTGGAGATGCTCCTCGCAACCCGAGAGCAATTGGTTGCGGAGATTAGCTCCCGCCTGGATGAAACATCTAAGCTCTTTCTTAAGTCCTTTCATACATTCAGGCCGGACTGGAACCTCATCGGGTCACCGGCCATTCGTAATCTTCCGGCGATTCGATGGAAGCTTATGAATTTGGAACGGTTACAAACTGAGAATCCGGGGAAGTATCAAACCCTGCTTCGTGAGCTTGACGCAGTATTGTCTTGA
- a CDS encoding type IV toxin-antitoxin system AbiEi family antitoxin domain-containing protein produces MNMCVMDAQRSSRLNHLLLSLPEGFLADSAWLQTQGISRSSIRDYVDRGWLERIGPRVYRRPSQLTKASLRWDVVVLSLQQVMHKPLHVGGRTAVELSGYAHYIEAGDTSRVYLYGSGLPSWLAKLPISAQFETRSFGLFANSNSGVEAKRYDLRSGEASGSLKDAESTSPWEWSLTMSAPERAILETIDELPHHESFHQVDVVMEGLANLRPQLLGKLLRECKSVKVKRLFLWYADRHGHAWFKHLDLSAVDLGKGKRQLVPQGHFDSRYQITLPMELFHPGGSNDGQ; encoded by the coding sequence ATGAATATGTGCGTCATGGACGCACAAAGATCATCTCGACTAAACCACCTACTCCTGAGTCTGCCGGAGGGCTTTTTGGCGGATAGCGCCTGGCTCCAAACCCAGGGGATATCCCGCTCATCGATACGAGACTATGTGGACCGGGGTTGGCTCGAAAGAATAGGTCCCCGCGTTTACCGGCGGCCAAGCCAACTTACCAAGGCCTCGCTGCGATGGGATGTTGTTGTGCTCTCCCTCCAGCAGGTCATGCACAAGCCACTTCACGTCGGCGGACGAACGGCAGTCGAACTGTCTGGCTATGCTCATTACATCGAAGCTGGCGACACTTCGCGAGTTTACTTGTACGGGTCGGGGCTTCCATCCTGGCTTGCCAAGCTCCCGATATCCGCTCAGTTTGAAACCCGCTCTTTTGGACTGTTTGCAAACTCCAATAGCGGCGTTGAAGCGAAGCGTTACGATCTGCGTTCCGGCGAAGCATCAGGATCGCTAAAGGATGCGGAATCCACGAGCCCCTGGGAATGGTCGCTGACCATGTCAGCTCCCGAACGAGCAATCCTGGAGACGATCGATGAACTCCCGCATCACGAGAGCTTTCATCAAGTCGATGTCGTCATGGAAGGTCTGGCCAATCTCCGTCCTCAACTGCTGGGGAAGCTCCTGCGGGAATGCAAGAGTGTAAAGGTAAAGCGGCTCTTCCTCTGGTACGCAGACAGACATGGACATGCCTGGTTCAAACATCTGGATCTGTCTGCCGTCGATCTCGGGAAAGGAAAGCGTCAACTGGTTCCCCAAGGCCACTTCGACTCGCGCTATCAGATCACGCTTCCAATGGAACTATTTCACCCTGGAGGCAGCAACGATGGCCAGTGA
- a CDS encoding tyrosine-type recombinase/integrase: MTGKIIGWHKLRHTLGSLVRVLGTDIKVAQELLRHANSRTTRETYTHAVSQTKRDANTKLVELLLPGRVLKSQHPFAPLPL, translated from the coding sequence ATCACAGGCAAGATCATCGGCTGGCACAAACTGCGGCATACGCTCGGATCCCTGGTACGAGTTCTCGGGACGGATATAAAAGTGGCCCAGGAGTTGCTGCGGCATGCGAATAGTCGCACCACGCGTGAGACATACACTCACGCCGTCTCGCAGACGAAGCGAGACGCCAACACGAAGCTGGTTGAACTACTGCTTCCGGGAAGGGTGTTAAAGTCTCAACACCCTTTTGCACCTTTGCCCCTCTAA
- a CDS encoding tetratricopeptide repeat protein → MLLLCVETNKLPHMRSNYLLLLAVALFPLACFAQDMPGMSGMEHHHHHDAAELGKLGEVHFPISCLKTTQAPFERGIALLHSFGYTEAEQQFTELTLSDPKCSMAYWGVAMTHYQEIWGRPDEKALKQGTEAMTKAGSLAVTEKVTPRERAYIDALNGFFVAVPNGFQTAADGYAASMKALHATYPDDIEAAAFYALAVLASEAPDDTSLDKERTALAVLLPLFQTHPEHPGLAHYIIHTCDTPKLAAQGLDAAKVYAKIAPSSAHALHMPGHIFARLGMWPEDIDSNEKSVAASNKAIAEGQPGGAHQMHAEEFLIYAYLQVGEDEKARLLTSNMQGVGERMAAMPGMDDMKTGGRHFTNEMNGIFALELHDWKGAGKLEPQSGSNGMESATTWWANCIGAARSGDKEAARKALEKIDTLLEEMKKSPRAYMVEGAFVPRNEMAAWSAYADGSREEAITLMRKAADRQDLTGQNEVDIPAREMLGDLLMLENEPHQAIVEYKTALMLSPNRLNGLLSAGEAEESVGNKPEAERYYAVAAINTHAGVDSKRQDLQHAVSFAPKASHLGIGDHAAQPAGAD, encoded by the coding sequence ATGTTGCTGTTGTGCGTCGAGACGAATAAGCTTCCCCACATGCGCTCAAATTATCTGCTCCTGCTCGCCGTTGCTCTCTTTCCCCTTGCTTGTTTTGCTCAGGATATGCCGGGCATGAGCGGAATGGAACATCATCACCACCACGACGCCGCGGAGCTGGGCAAGCTGGGAGAGGTGCACTTCCCGATTTCGTGTCTGAAGACGACGCAAGCTCCGTTCGAGCGTGGCATCGCGCTGTTGCATTCCTTTGGTTATACCGAAGCGGAACAGCAGTTCACCGAACTCACCCTGAGTGATCCGAAATGCTCCATGGCTTACTGGGGCGTCGCGATGACGCACTACCAGGAGATTTGGGGACGTCCCGATGAGAAGGCATTGAAGCAGGGTACCGAAGCGATGACCAAGGCGGGATCTCTTGCAGTTACGGAAAAAGTGACACCCCGCGAAAGGGCCTACATCGACGCACTCAACGGCTTTTTCGTGGCAGTACCCAACGGCTTCCAGACGGCGGCCGACGGTTACGCCGCGAGTATGAAGGCTCTTCACGCGACCTACCCCGACGACATTGAAGCAGCCGCCTTCTATGCGCTCGCCGTGCTTGCCAGCGAAGCCCCCGACGACACCTCGCTCGACAAGGAGCGCACCGCACTCGCCGTCCTGCTGCCCCTTTTCCAGACTCATCCTGAGCACCCTGGACTTGCCCACTACATCATTCATACCTGCGATACGCCGAAGCTCGCAGCGCAAGGTCTTGATGCAGCAAAGGTCTACGCCAAAATCGCACCTTCCAGTGCCCATGCCCTGCACATGCCCGGGCACATCTTCGCCCGTCTCGGCATGTGGCCCGAGGACATCGATTCCAACGAGAAATCGGTGGCCGCTTCCAATAAGGCGATTGCAGAAGGGCAGCCCGGCGGCGCGCATCAGATGCACGCGGAAGAGTTCCTTATCTATGCCTACCTTCAGGTAGGAGAAGACGAGAAAGCCCGCTTACTCACATCGAACATGCAAGGTGTCGGCGAACGCATGGCGGCCATGCCAGGCATGGATGACATGAAGACCGGCGGCCGCCACTTCACCAACGAGATGAACGGTATCTTCGCGCTTGAACTGCACGACTGGAAAGGCGCGGGAAAGCTGGAGCCGCAATCCGGGTCCAACGGGATGGAGTCGGCCACGACGTGGTGGGCCAACTGCATTGGTGCAGCTCGTTCCGGCGATAAAGAAGCGGCACGCAAAGCTTTGGAGAAGATCGACACGCTGCTGGAAGAGATGAAGAAAAGCCCACGAGCCTACATGGTCGAAGGTGCATTCGTTCCGCGAAACGAAATGGCAGCGTGGTCTGCCTACGCGGATGGCAGCAGGGAAGAAGCGATTACGCTCATGCGGAAAGCCGCTGATCGCCAGGACCTGACAGGTCAGAATGAAGTCGACATCCCCGCGCGGGAGATGCTGGGTGACCTGCTGATGCTCGAGAACGAACCGCATCAGGCCATTGTGGAGTATAAGACTGCACTGATGCTGAGCCCGAATCGACTGAACGGTTTGCTGAGTGCAGGCGAGGCGGAAGAAAGTGTCGGCAATAAGCCGGAAGCGGAGAGATATTACGCAGTGGCTGCAATAAACACTCACGCGGGGGTGGACAGCAAACGGCAAGACTTGCAGCATGCGGTCAGCTTTGCGCCAAAGGCCTCGCATCTGGGGATAGGAGACCACGCAGCCCAACCTGCCGGCGCAGATTAG
- a CDS encoding LysR family transcriptional regulator, translating to MELRHLRYFVAVAEARSLKLAAEEKLNTTQPSLSRQIRDLEDEVGTPLFIRGAKGVELTPAGRVFLDHARVMLSQAEAAVQSARQIAYPTIPSLSMGFMIGHDTTWLPAALKLIRDELPNIHVVISTQNSPQLAVALLHGGIDIAFLRREDGTDDIVFRTLIEEHFKVFLPSQHPLAAKETITLQEIACERFISVSGTALSISGKQPALRRTIDRFLHDNGIEIKPSYEVDNLGGVMSLIASTGGVALLPHYAKTFLPAAVTTRPLECAGPTIDLSVGYRKGNSSSILKLFLSRVDALTSESPIQAVD from the coding sequence GTGGAACTCAGACATCTCCGTTACTTCGTTGCGGTCGCCGAAGCGCGAAGCTTGAAGCTCGCGGCAGAAGAAAAGCTAAATACAACGCAGCCCTCCCTGAGCCGCCAGATTCGTGATCTCGAGGACGAGGTAGGCACCCCGCTTTTCATCCGGGGCGCGAAGGGTGTTGAGCTGACACCTGCAGGTCGGGTATTTCTCGACCACGCACGGGTCATGCTGTCGCAAGCCGAAGCGGCGGTACAGTCGGCTCGGCAGATCGCCTATCCCACGATCCCCTCACTCTCTATGGGCTTCATGATCGGCCATGATACGACCTGGCTCCCGGCAGCCCTTAAGCTCATCCGCGATGAGTTGCCAAATATTCACGTCGTCATTTCTACGCAAAACTCCCCCCAACTCGCCGTCGCTTTACTACACGGAGGCATAGACATCGCCTTTCTCCGTAGAGAAGATGGAACCGATGACATAGTCTTCCGGACCTTGATCGAGGAGCATTTTAAGGTCTTCCTGCCATCGCAACATCCACTTGCCGCCAAAGAGACGATCACCCTTCAGGAGATCGCCTGCGAAAGATTCATCAGTGTTTCCGGAACTGCTCTCAGCATCTCAGGAAAACAACCCGCGTTGCGCCGCACGATTGACAGATTTCTGCATGACAACGGGATCGAGATCAAACCAAGCTACGAAGTGGACAACCTGGGCGGCGTCATGTCCCTCATTGCTTCGACGGGTGGTGTGGCGCTCTTACCGCACTATGCAAAGACTTTTCTTCCCGCTGCTGTGACAACGCGTCCACTTGAATGTGCGGGACCGACAATCGATCTTTCCGTTGGTTATCGCAAGGGAAACAGCTCGTCTATCTTGAAGCTGTTCTTGTCGCGAGTGGATGCACTCACTTCGGAAAGCCCGATACAGGCAGTCGACTAG
- a CDS encoding 3-oxoacyl-ACP reductase family protein, with protein sequence MAQSLKGKVALVTGGSRGIGAAIAKRLAADGARVAITYAKDANSATDVVKAIEAAGGKALAIQADAAEPEAVQAAVEKAVAALGKLDVLVNNAGTAIPKPFVDTTLEEMDHVINLNIRGMFVTTKVALQHMNDNGRIIMIGSCVGERNLTPGLAAYAATKGAVKMFAQSLSREVGSRGITVNNVQPGPIDTDLNPASGDWATPQKAVTALNRYGHVDEVAALVAFVASPEAAYITGANLTVDGGTNA encoded by the coding sequence ATGGCTCAGTCACTCAAGGGAAAGGTTGCGCTCGTCACGGGAGGTTCGCGTGGAATCGGTGCAGCCATTGCAAAGCGTCTAGCAGCCGATGGAGCCAGAGTGGCGATTACTTATGCTAAGGACGCCAACTCGGCAACGGATGTGGTTAAGGCAATCGAAGCGGCGGGAGGAAAAGCACTCGCAATCCAGGCAGACGCCGCAGAGCCTGAAGCTGTGCAAGCCGCTGTCGAGAAAGCTGTCGCCGCGCTGGGCAAACTTGATGTGCTTGTAAATAACGCGGGCACGGCCATTCCAAAGCCGTTCGTGGACACAACGCTAGAAGAGATGGATCACGTCATCAACCTGAACATACGCGGCATGTTCGTCACCACCAAGGTAGCGCTGCAACACATGAACGATAACGGCCGGATCATCATGATCGGTTCGTGCGTTGGCGAACGAAATTTGACGCCTGGGCTGGCCGCGTATGCTGCGACCAAGGGCGCTGTGAAGATGTTTGCGCAAAGCTTGTCCAGAGAAGTAGGCAGCCGCGGCATTACGGTGAACAATGTGCAGCCAGGCCCGATCGATACGGATCTCAATCCTGCTTCCGGTGACTGGGCGACTCCTCAGAAAGCGGTAACAGCACTGAACCGGTATGGTCATGTCGATGAGGTCGCTGCTCTGGTGGCTTTTGTCGCCAGCCCTGAAGCGGCATACATCACCGGCGCAAATCTCACAGTTGATGGCGGGACAAATGCCTGA
- a CDS encoding SDR family NAD(P)-dependent oxidoreductase → MPEPMPLQGKIALVTGASRGIGRATAVALSEAGAHVLIHYGRSAREAESLVAEIKAKGGRADAVSADLATPDGPASLAQQVRSLASDRLDVLVLNAGVSKAARIPDYTAEDLDLLFATNVRGPFLLVQQLLPILGDGSNVTVITSIGARSVVGQPGVDNPSILAYASTKGALETLVRNWAAILGPGGIRVNAVAPGVIDTDMSNFTKTEAGREIALGMQALKRIGKPEDVADVVAFLASDGARWITGASIPVDGGTKL, encoded by the coding sequence ATGCCTGAGCCGATGCCACTTCAAGGGAAGATTGCTCTCGTCACTGGTGCTTCGAGAGGGATCGGCCGCGCGACGGCGGTCGCGCTTTCAGAGGCTGGGGCACACGTTCTGATCCACTATGGCCGGTCGGCCCGAGAAGCAGAGTCGCTTGTTGCCGAAATCAAGGCTAAAGGAGGGCGGGCAGATGCCGTGTCCGCCGATCTGGCGACCCCTGACGGACCGGCTTCGCTCGCACAACAGGTGCGGTCCCTCGCCAGTGACCGGTTGGATGTGCTGGTGCTTAACGCAGGAGTCAGTAAGGCGGCCCGCATTCCGGACTATACAGCCGAAGACCTCGATCTACTCTTTGCGACCAACGTGCGAGGCCCGTTCCTGCTGGTACAACAACTCCTGCCCATCCTGGGTGATGGCTCAAACGTTACCGTGATCACTTCGATCGGTGCCCGTTCTGTTGTTGGCCAACCCGGAGTCGATAACCCCTCAATACTTGCCTACGCGTCTACCAAAGGTGCGCTTGAAACCCTGGTGAGGAACTGGGCTGCGATCCTCGGGCCGGGAGGTATCCGCGTTAACGCAGTTGCGCCTGGTGTCATCGACACCGACATGTCGAACTTTACAAAGACCGAGGCAGGACGTGAAATCGCGCTTGGAATGCAAGCGCTCAAACGGATCGGCAAGCCTGAAGATGTCGCCGATGTTGTCGCGTTTCTTGCGTCTGATGGAGCACGCTGGATTACAGGAGCGAGTATTCCAGTTGATGGCGGCACGAAGCTATAG
- a CDS encoding DMT family transporter, which produces MNANAGWIIPFIIIGGALQSCGAAMNGQLNKHVVNPWLASAISFALITFFFAGASLIHPHPLPTQKDLAELPWWAVVGGLVGAVQVYAGLTLVNRVGAGPFVGFTVTAALITSLLIDHFGWFRMQPHPLNSGRIIGGILLVGGISLIAKF; this is translated from the coding sequence ATGAATGCGAACGCCGGATGGATCATCCCATTCATCATCATCGGAGGTGCGCTCCAGAGTTGCGGGGCGGCCATGAACGGCCAACTCAACAAGCATGTCGTGAACCCGTGGCTTGCGTCCGCCATCTCATTCGCTCTGATTACCTTCTTCTTCGCGGGCGCTTCGTTGATCCATCCGCACCCGCTACCCACCCAGAAAGACCTGGCTGAACTGCCCTGGTGGGCAGTCGTTGGAGGCCTAGTGGGAGCCGTGCAGGTCTACGCCGGCCTTACGCTGGTCAACAGAGTGGGCGCTGGGCCGTTCGTAGGCTTCACCGTCACTGCTGCGCTAATCACCTCGCTGCTCATCGACCATTTCGGCTGGTTCAGGATGCAACCTCACCCACTGAACTCGGGTCGCATCATAGGCGGAATCCTGTTGGTGGGCGGTATCAGTCTCATCGCAAAATTTTGA